A window of Lysobacter terrestris contains these coding sequences:
- the hda gene encoding DnaA regulatory inactivator Hda gives MSRSVHGVPQLPLALRYPPDQRMETFVRAPEGALEQLRAAAAAATKSTTRDALYLAGPSGVGKTHLLLASCAAAENMGRRAAYLPLVAAAGRVRDALQALEGNDLIALDGLDAIAGQRDDEIALFDAHNRARAAGVALLYAARDIPDAIGLSLPDLCSRLGQCTRITLAALDDDGRREVLQQRAQRRGLIVEDAALDWLLKRVGRDLGGLTALLDQLDRASLAAQRRLTVPFLRQTLDL, from the coding sequence GTGAGCCGCAGCGTGCATGGGGTGCCGCAACTGCCGCTGGCGTTGCGCTATCCGCCGGACCAGCGCATGGAGACGTTCGTCCGCGCCCCCGAGGGCGCGCTCGAACAACTGCGTGCGGCCGCCGCCGCAGCCACCAAGTCCACGACGCGTGATGCGCTCTACCTGGCCGGGCCGTCCGGCGTCGGCAAGACCCACCTGCTGCTGGCGAGCTGCGCCGCCGCCGAAAACATGGGCCGCCGCGCCGCCTACCTGCCGCTGGTAGCGGCGGCGGGGCGTGTGCGCGACGCGCTGCAGGCGCTGGAAGGCAACGACCTGATCGCGCTGGACGGACTGGACGCGATCGCCGGCCAGCGCGACGACGAGATCGCCCTGTTCGACGCGCACAACCGCGCGCGTGCCGCCGGCGTCGCGTTGCTGTATGCGGCGCGCGACATTCCCGATGCGATCGGTTTGAGCCTGCCGGACCTGTGTTCGCGCCTGGGCCAGTGCACGCGTATCACCCTGGCGGCGCTGGACGACGACGGCCGGCGCGAAGTGTTGCAGCAGCGCGCGCAGCGTCGCGGCCTGATCGTCGAGGACGCCGCGCTGGACTGGTTGCTCAAGCGGGTCGGACGCGACCTCGGCGGACTCACGGCGCTGCTCGACCAGCTCGACCGCGCTTCGCTGGCGGCGCAGCGCCGTCTTACCGTGCCGTTCCTGCGGCAGACGCTGGATCTGTAG
- the murU gene encoding N-acetylmuramate alpha-1-phosphate uridylyltransferase MurU produces MKALIFAAGLGERMRPLTDHTPKPLLSVGGKRLIAWHLEKLAAIGVREVVVNTSWLAPQFPATLGDGSDWGLRLHYSFEGPRPLETGGGMLHALPLLGDAPFLLVNGDVWTDYDFARLPREPAGLAHLVMVDRPVQATQGDFALAADGLVRSDGEHRLTYAGIGMYRPQLLDGWRARTHDDGAGETPPRFRLAPILRAFMGEGRITGEHHRGRWTDVGTPQRLAQLDAELVQADR; encoded by the coding sequence ATGAAGGCCCTGATCTTCGCAGCCGGCCTGGGCGAACGCATGCGCCCGCTGACCGACCACACGCCCAAGCCGTTGCTGTCCGTCGGCGGCAAGCGCTTGATCGCCTGGCACCTAGAGAAGCTCGCCGCGATCGGCGTGCGCGAGGTGGTGGTCAACACCAGCTGGCTGGCGCCGCAGTTCCCGGCGACGCTCGGCGACGGCAGCGACTGGGGCCTGCGCCTGCACTATTCCTTTGAGGGCCCGCGTCCGCTGGAAACCGGCGGCGGCATGCTGCATGCGCTGCCGCTGCTCGGCGATGCGCCGTTCCTGCTGGTCAACGGCGACGTCTGGACCGACTACGACTTCGCCCGCCTGCCGCGCGAGCCCGCCGGCCTGGCGCACCTGGTGATGGTCGATCGTCCCGTGCAGGCGACGCAGGGCGACTTCGCCCTCGCTGCCGATGGCCTGGTGCGCAGCGACGGCGAGCATCGGCTGACCTACGCCGGCATCGGCATGTACCGCCCGCAACTGCTCGATGGCTGGCGTGCGCGTACGCACGACGACGGTGCCGGCGAAACACCGCCGCGCTTCCGCCTCGCCCCGATCCTGCGCGCGTTCATGGGCGAGGGCCGGATCACCGGCGAGCACCACCGCGGCCGCTGGACCGATGTCGGCACGCCGCAGCGACTAGCGCAGCTGGATGCGGAGCTTGTGCAAGCGGATCGCTAG